The genomic stretch TCGATCGCCGGATTCTACAAATGGGTGAACGCCTTCACCTCGACCAGCGTCGAGACCAATGTCGATATCGGCGGAATCCTGTACAACATCACCCGCCCGGTAAATAGCGGCAAGGGCTTTGTCCGCGGCTTCGAAGTGGGCGGGCAGACGTTCTTCGACTTCCTGCCCGGTGCGTTGAGCGGGTTCGGCGCGCAGGCGAACTACACCTTCGTCGATTCGGAGACGCCGACGCTGCTGAACGGCGACCCGACGCCGCTGACCAGCCTGTCCAAGCACAGCTACAATGTGTCGGCACTGTACGAGAAATACGGGTTGTCGGCGCGCGTGGCGTATAATTGGCGGTCGAAGTTCCTCGAGGGCATCTTCGCCGGGGCGACCGTCGCCGGCGCCACGGCGATCCCGCCGGGCCCGATCTATCGCAAGGGCTATGGCTGGCTCGACGCGTCGATCAATTACGACGTTTCGCCCGCCTTCACGCTCACGCTGGAGGGCAGCAACCTGCTACGCACGCGGCGCGCGAGCTATTACACCTTCGAGACCCGGTTCAACGACCAGACGATCGACGATCGCCAGTTCATGGCCGGCTTCCGCTTCAAATTCTGAGCTTTCCCTCGCGCGGGGCTCCCCGCGCGGCGCGCGCCCTCCCAAGGCACCCTCTCCGGCCCGGACCCCAGCGTCCGGGCCATTTTTTTCAGGTCGACGGGGGCGAGCGCCGCGCGAAAATAGGTTTGACAGCGTTCATTTGCAAACTTAGCGTGTGTCCATAAACAATATGAACGAAGTGAGGAGAGAATGGCGGCGGCGCTCGGCCCGAGTCACGCGGATGCGATCGGCAGGCCCCTGCGCGGCGTGTCGGCGCAGCGCGGCGCCCGGCGCACCCCCACTCGGCTGGACTTGGCTCCGATGGCTCCTAGTGTCTGCGCCATTGCGCGCCGGGCACGTCGTCCGCGCGCCCCGGAGACTCATTGGATGAACCCCGAAACTGCCCCCGCAGCCGAGGAAAAGCGGCTCAAATATTCGGTTCCCGCGCTCGAAAAGGGGCTCGATATCCTAGAATATCTGTCCGAGCAGGCCGTGCCGATGACGCAGGCGCAGCTCGCGCGCGCATTGCGCCGCCAGCCGGGCGAGCTGTTCCGGATGCTCGCCTGCCTCGAAGGGCGCGGCTATCTCCACCGCGATCCCGCGGCGGGGGGCTATTCGCTTACGCTGCGGCTGTTCGAATTGTCGCGGACGCACAGCCCGCACGAGGCGCTGCTGCGCGCGGCGCGGCCATTGATGCGCGCGCTGGCCGACGATATCCGCGAATCCTGCCACCTGAGCGTCCTGCATCGCGGCGAGCTGGTGGTGCTGGCGCAGGAGGAGAGCCCCGAGCCGTTCCGCCTGTCGATCGAAGTGGGATCGCGCCATTCGCCGATGCGCACGACGTCGGGACGCGTGCTGCTCGCCGCGCTGGATCGCGAGCAGCGCGCCGAGATACTGGGCCGCCAGCGCGAGTGGAAGGCGATGGCGGCGGCCGACAAGAGCGCGTTCGACGCGCGGCTGGAGGCGATCCGCGCGGCGGGGCTGGACCAGTCGCTGGGCGAGCG from Sphingomonas hengshuiensis encodes the following:
- a CDS encoding IclR family transcriptional regulator, translated to MNPETAPAAEEKRLKYSVPALEKGLDILEYLSEQAVPMTQAQLARALRRQPGELFRMLACLEGRGYLHRDPAAGGYSLTLRLFELSRTHSPHEALLRAARPLMRALADDIRESCHLSVLHRGELVVLAQEESPEPFRLSIEVGSRHSPMRTTSGRVLLAALDREQRAEILGRQREWKAMAAADKSAFDARLEAIRAAGLDQSLGERFAGSADIGVLVGRPSTSITAALTVARLVEAGGEDGLDRVRGALLHCAATISHDAGIGAVAVG